One part of the Clostridium thermosuccinogenes genome encodes these proteins:
- a CDS encoding tetratricopeptide repeat protein, translating into MKSNALMKFFLKFLLPVLIFVILFFFNSYAALAFAVLYIAYSLYDGRSAIFAIMGNVSYGKGDVQKSMEWFRKAYATGKAQPKTIISYAYLLLKYGKVNESEAILDKFLSKSPAFDDEMLAKSNLALVLWKKGNLDGAVDLLEEVFSKYKTTTIYGSLGYLLILKGDLEKALAFNLEAYDYNNSNSVIVDNLAQNYYLLGELDKSEEIYEKLMSQNPTYPEAYYNYGLTLEAKGKIDKALENMEKALNFQFTFLSTVSREDVENKIKELKSKKNNSGEQ; encoded by the coding sequence ATGAAATCTAATGCATTAATGAAGTTCTTCCTCAAGTTTCTTTTACCTGTTTTGATTTTCGTTATTCTTTTTTTCTTTAACAGTTATGCAGCATTAGCCTTTGCCGTCTTGTATATAGCATATTCTTTATATGACGGAAGGTCTGCGATTTTTGCAATTATGGGCAATGTGAGCTATGGCAAGGGTGATGTCCAAAAGAGCATGGAGTGGTTCCGGAAAGCTTACGCCACTGGAAAAGCCCAGCCAAAAACCATTATTTCCTACGCTTATCTTCTTCTTAAATATGGAAAGGTGAATGAGTCGGAAGCCATATTGGATAAATTCCTCAGCAAATCTCCGGCCTTTGATGATGAAATGCTGGCAAAATCCAATCTTGCCCTCGTTTTATGGAAAAAAGGGAATCTTGACGGAGCTGTTGATCTTCTTGAGGAGGTATTCTCCAAATACAAAACTACCACCATCTATGGAAGCCTGGGATACCTGCTGATATTGAAAGGAGACCTGGAAAAAGCCTTGGCCTTTAACCTGGAAGCGTACGATTATAACAACAGCAATTCCGTAATAGTGGACAATCTGGCTCAGAATTATTATTTGCTGGGAGAACTGGATAAATCGGAAGAGATATACGAAAAGCTCATGTCGCAAAACCCAACCTACCCTGAAGCTTATTATAATTATGGCCTGACTCTGGAGGCAAAAGGCAAGATCGATAAAGCGCTGGAAAATATGGAAAAAGCTCTGAATTTCCAATTCACCTTTTTAAGCACAGTAAGCCGGGAAGATGTTGAAAACAAGATAAAGGAATTGAAGTCAAAAAAGAATAACTCCGGTGAGCAGTGA
- a CDS encoding P-II family nitrogen regulator: MKQIKAIVRPEKLPDVREALEKTGCYRGVMITDIMGQGAQKGITQAWRGEKYQVDLLPKVMIDLVVKDEDVETITNIIIKSARTGDIGDGKIFIYDVVEAVRIRTGEKGNDAL, translated from the coding sequence ATGAAACAGATTAAAGCAATTGTTCGACCGGAAAAACTGCCGGATGTCAGAGAAGCACTGGAAAAGACGGGTTGCTATCGTGGAGTCATGATAACTGATATCATGGGGCAAGGCGCTCAAAAGGGAATTACCCAGGCATGGCGCGGTGAAAAATACCAGGTGGACCTGCTTCCCAAAGTTATGATCGATCTGGTGGTCAAGGATGAGGATGTGGAAACCATCACGAATATTATAATCAAGAGTGCCCGGACAGGAGATATCGGCGACGGCAAGATTTTCATTTACGATGTCGTGGAAGCCGTAAGGATCAGAACTGGAGAAAAGGGCAATGATGCATTATAA
- a CDS encoding ammonium transporter, which produces METQVILDTLWVVLAAMLVFFMNLGFAMVESGFARAKNCVNILSKNFIVFAVSSLGFLILGWGLMFGDGNGLIGLKGLFMAGGADNSPATGDAYQGVYSAISWAGIPFWAKFFFQLVFCGTAATIVSGAVAERIKYISFIVFSFFLTLLVYPIVGHWIWGGGFLSELGMLDFAGGTVVHSVGGWAALSGVMILGPRVGKYTKDGKIHPIPGHNMSLATIGAFVLWLGWFGFNPGSTMAATPESITHILMTTNTAGVVAILTATATSWIVIGKPDLGMSINGLLAGLVAITPSCAFVSVTSSLIIGAVAGVAVVFAVIMFDRLRLDDPVGALAVHLVNGVLGTIGVGLFAQDGIGGISTPNGLFFGGGLGLLGAQLIGVICAGAFTFAASTVLWLAIKHTIGIRVSLKEEIEGLDLGEHGNQAYPEFVSHKIPYALIVKDINTVSVGAGASESIKASKSPEQVKI; this is translated from the coding sequence ATGGAAACTCAAGTTATACTGGACACCTTATGGGTTGTTTTAGCAGCTATGCTGGTGTTCTTCATGAACCTTGGCTTTGCCATGGTGGAAAGCGGGTTTGCTCGCGCAAAGAACTGCGTGAACATCCTGTCTAAAAACTTTATTGTATTTGCAGTATCTTCCCTGGGTTTTCTGATTCTGGGGTGGGGACTGATGTTTGGAGACGGAAATGGCCTAATAGGACTGAAAGGCTTGTTTATGGCCGGTGGTGCAGATAATTCACCGGCTACCGGAGATGCCTACCAGGGCGTATATTCTGCCATATCGTGGGCAGGAATTCCTTTCTGGGCCAAGTTCTTTTTCCAATTGGTGTTCTGCGGAACCGCTGCTACCATTGTTTCAGGAGCTGTGGCAGAACGCATCAAGTATATTTCCTTTATAGTATTTTCTTTCTTCTTAACTTTGCTGGTATACCCCATAGTAGGACATTGGATCTGGGGGGGAGGCTTCCTTTCAGAATTGGGCATGCTGGATTTCGCCGGAGGCACGGTGGTACATTCGGTAGGCGGCTGGGCTGCGCTTTCCGGTGTGATGATCCTGGGTCCAAGAGTTGGTAAGTATACAAAGGACGGCAAGATTCATCCTATACCGGGTCATAACATGTCTTTAGCTACAATTGGTGCATTTGTCCTGTGGCTTGGTTGGTTTGGATTCAATCCCGGTTCCACGATGGCGGCAACTCCTGAATCCATAACGCACATTCTTATGACCACCAATACTGCCGGTGTTGTAGCAATACTCACAGCTACAGCCACTTCATGGATTGTGATCGGCAAACCGGATTTGGGAATGTCAATAAACGGGTTGTTGGCTGGATTGGTAGCCATCACTCCTTCCTGTGCATTCGTAAGTGTAACCAGTTCCTTGATTATCGGTGCTGTGGCAGGTGTTGCAGTAGTATTTGCAGTTATTATGTTTGACCGTCTGAGGCTGGATGATCCGGTAGGTGCCCTGGCTGTCCATCTTGTAAACGGTGTTTTGGGTACAATAGGCGTAGGTTTGTTTGCCCAGGATGGTATAGGTGGAATAAGCACTCCCAATGGACTGTTCTTTGGCGGTGGCCTGGGACTTTTGGGAGCACAGTTAATTGGTGTCATATGTGCAGGAGCATTTACCTTTGCAGCATCCACAGTACTTTGGCTGGCAATTAAGCACACTATCGGCATCAGAGTAAGTCTTAAGGAGGAGATAGAAGGATTGGACCTCGGGGAACATGGCAATCAGGCGTATCCTGAATTTGTCTCCCACAAGATACCTTATGCCCTTATTGTAAAAGATATAAATACTGTTTCCGTCGGAGCCGGCGCTTCGGAGAGCATCAAAGCATCCAAGAGTCCGGAACAGGTCAAAATTTGA
- a CDS encoding TIM-barrel domain-containing protein, translating to MSIYDKNKSSINARFISLLIIFSIICSVTILQSPITANAYADTLGNVISATANGDNVTIIVDNGMEPGDDILELQVCESDILRVNYRPNGIASSPSTPIIDPTRVWGSVGASIDVNSDPITISTSDMRIEIKRNPCRMTVKKPDGTVLFWEPDNAGVFHDGVRFQRPAGQNMYGLHGYACFDENGELLRNNTTAPAKAGQQGNSGGPFMWSTAGYGLLIDSDGGYPVLESSTNKMEFYYGDMIEEGRRYYKENVEYYIMFGDPENIMENYSRITGQAPMMPKWSMGFSNYEWGINQTELYNIVDTYRAKDIPIDSYGIDYDWKRYGEDNYGEFAWNTANFPDASSNLLKDTMLSKGIRLIGITKPRIVTKLQNGAWTKQGLDAQAGDYFYPGHAEYTDYFYPVTVRSIDPYKPAARDWFWQHSIDAFNKGIAGWWNDETDTVASGWANFWFGNFTTLHLSQAIYEGQRSYTNGQTRVWQTARNYYPGTQRYATTIWSGDVGTQFHMNEHIWWTAGLNEQKATMLSTINNGQMKWGSDGGGFNQNTGTTENPSPELYTRWLQLAAFTPVFRVHGTFQHQRQPWYYGFTAEESSKAAIRLRYALLPYVYSYEYKAYEKGVGLVKPLLYDYPNDPNVANYSDAWMFGDWLLVAPVTERYQTTKWIYLPAGEWIDYFTGIVYNGGQYIPYAVNGESWTDIPLFIKKGAIIPSQEVLNYADEKAVTDIFVDIFPDMAASTFNFYDDDGQTYNYENGQYFKQVFTAQDLGGSGINVSVSAKSGSYASPIKYYYLKIHGKAAQTVSINGVSSVPSYPNIYALRSGVGEGYAVGKDIYGDVTYVKIAAGAQKNVTINGSVAQSADRMTYEAEEASLWGKTVATKAGYNTNHTGYTGLGFADRFENDGAAVTFDAKVKVGGEFPVDIRYANGSSENRTMSVYVNGTFIRQVSFAPTGNWDTWGTSTQMLPLVAGRNSITIKYEASMGDTGFLNIDNISVPFYPETAVFEAESAALYGTAARKTDHWFYSGSGFVAGMESVGAEVAFKVDVPQSGSYDTMLRYCNANGVAKTLNVYVNGVYQTTANLASSGYDWNVWSDWANTFNLQKGQNTISFRFDSGNSGYVNLDSLQVNLAAPTAHVERNILDNGGFERPTWDSSKWTEWHPAGQALAYGVDSGIGTNPPEAAREGEQRAYFYHGSAYSQSIHQTANIENGVYKLEFWARQFNTAPYTARAEVMEYGGNTIYFDIPQSTEWRHYVIDNISVTTGYIDIGFYVNSPGGTTLHLDGVRLIKK from the coding sequence ATGAGTATATATGATAAAAATAAAAGCTCCATCAATGCACGTTTTATCTCTTTGTTAATTATATTTTCAATTATATGTTCTGTAACAATACTACAGTCTCCCATCACCGCAAATGCTTATGCCGATACCCTTGGCAATGTGATTTCCGCAACAGCCAATGGCGATAATGTAACAATCATTGTTGACAATGGCATGGAGCCCGGAGATGACATACTCGAGCTTCAAGTATGCGAGAGCGACATACTTAGAGTTAATTACCGGCCCAATGGCATTGCTTCCAGCCCATCTACTCCCATCATCGATCCTACACGGGTATGGGGAAGTGTTGGCGCATCTATTGATGTAAATTCAGATCCCATTACCATAAGCACAAGTGATATGAGAATTGAAATCAAGCGCAATCCCTGCCGCATGACCGTTAAGAAACCCGATGGCACTGTACTTTTCTGGGAGCCTGACAATGCTGGTGTTTTTCACGACGGTGTCCGTTTCCAGCGTCCTGCCGGACAGAACATGTATGGATTGCATGGATATGCCTGCTTTGACGAAAACGGAGAGCTGCTCCGGAACAACACGACTGCCCCTGCCAAGGCAGGTCAGCAGGGTAATTCCGGTGGACCTTTCATGTGGTCTACTGCCGGATATGGTCTTCTGATTGATTCCGACGGCGGTTATCCGGTGTTGGAAAGCAGCACAAACAAGATGGAATTTTATTATGGAGACATGATCGAAGAAGGCCGTCGTTACTATAAGGAAAATGTAGAATACTACATTATGTTCGGCGATCCCGAAAATATCATGGAAAATTACTCCCGTATAACCGGTCAGGCTCCGATGATGCCGAAATGGTCCATGGGATTCTCAAATTATGAATGGGGAATCAATCAAACAGAGCTGTACAATATAGTTGACACTTACCGTGCCAAGGACATTCCGATAGACAGCTATGGTATAGACTATGACTGGAAGAGATATGGTGAAGATAATTATGGTGAATTTGCATGGAATACGGCAAATTTCCCGGATGCATCCAGCAATCTGCTGAAGGATACCATGCTGAGCAAAGGCATTCGCCTGATAGGGATTACAAAACCCCGTATCGTAACCAAGCTGCAGAATGGTGCATGGACAAAACAAGGTCTTGATGCCCAGGCAGGAGACTATTTCTATCCTGGACATGCGGAATATACTGATTATTTCTATCCGGTTACCGTTAGAAGTATTGATCCTTATAAGCCAGCGGCTCGAGACTGGTTTTGGCAGCATTCCATTGACGCTTTCAATAAGGGCATAGCAGGCTGGTGGAATGATGAGACCGACACCGTGGCATCCGGTTGGGCAAACTTCTGGTTTGGGAACTTTACAACCCTTCACTTGTCCCAGGCCATATATGAAGGTCAGCGCAGTTATACCAACGGACAGACCCGTGTATGGCAAACTGCCCGGAATTACTATCCCGGCACACAGCGCTATGCCACCACCATCTGGTCCGGAGATGTGGGTACCCAGTTCCATATGAATGAGCACATTTGGTGGACTGCGGGATTAAACGAACAGAAAGCCACTATGCTTTCTACCATCAACAACGGACAGATGAAATGGGGATCCGACGGAGGCGGATTCAATCAGAATACCGGCACCACTGAGAACCCCAGCCCCGAATTATATACACGCTGGTTGCAGTTAGCAGCGTTTACCCCTGTTTTCCGCGTACATGGAACTTTCCAGCACCAGAGACAGCCATGGTATTACGGCTTCACTGCGGAGGAAAGCTCTAAAGCGGCAATACGGCTCCGTTATGCGCTACTGCCTTATGTGTATTCATATGAATACAAGGCTTATGAAAAAGGTGTGGGACTGGTAAAGCCGCTGCTGTATGACTACCCGAATGATCCCAATGTCGCCAATTATTCCGACGCATGGATGTTTGGAGATTGGCTCTTGGTAGCACCTGTAACGGAGCGCTATCAGACTACCAAGTGGATTTACCTGCCGGCAGGTGAATGGATAGATTACTTTACCGGCATTGTCTACAATGGTGGGCAATACATACCGTATGCTGTCAACGGAGAAAGCTGGACGGATATACCGCTGTTCATAAAGAAAGGCGCTATAATACCCAGCCAGGAAGTGCTGAATTATGCTGATGAAAAAGCTGTTACCGATATTTTTGTGGATATTTTCCCCGACATGGCGGCCAGCACTTTCAACTTTTATGATGATGATGGCCAGACCTACAACTATGAAAACGGCCAGTACTTTAAGCAGGTATTTACGGCTCAGGATCTCGGCGGTAGTGGCATAAATGTATCTGTTAGCGCCAAGTCAGGTTCTTACGCATCTCCAATTAAATATTACTACCTGAAGATTCATGGCAAAGCTGCGCAAACAGTATCAATCAATGGTGTCAGCTCCGTACCGTCCTACCCGAATATCTATGCTTTAAGGTCCGGAGTTGGAGAGGGGTACGCTGTAGGAAAAGATATTTATGGAGATGTAACATATGTAAAAATAGCAGCAGGTGCGCAGAAAAACGTTACTATCAATGGTTCGGTTGCACAATCGGCTGATAGAATGACCTATGAAGCAGAGGAAGCTTCATTATGGGGAAAGACGGTTGCAACCAAAGCCGGTTACAACACTAATCACACCGGGTATACCGGATTGGGCTTCGCCGACAGATTTGAAAACGACGGAGCAGCTGTCACTTTCGACGCCAAAGTGAAAGTGGGAGGAGAGTTCCCGGTTGATATCCGCTACGCTAACGGAAGCTCGGAGAACAGGACCATGAGTGTTTATGTGAATGGAACGTTCATACGTCAGGTTTCCTTTGCACCTACTGGCAATTGGGATACTTGGGGTACTTCTACCCAGATGCTGCCGTTAGTTGCGGGACGCAACAGCATCACGATCAAGTATGAAGCAAGTATGGGTGATACCGGATTTTTGAATATTGACAACATAAGCGTTCCTTTCTATCCTGAAACTGCTGTATTTGAAGCCGAGTCTGCGGCCTTATACGGTACGGCAGCCAGGAAAACAGATCACTGGTTTTACAGTGGTTCCGGTTTTGTGGCCGGTATGGAAAGCGTTGGAGCTGAAGTTGCATTCAAGGTTGATGTGCCCCAGTCCGGAAGCTATGATACCATGCTTAGATATTGCAATGCAAATGGTGTTGCAAAAACGCTTAACGTTTATGTAAATGGTGTCTATCAGACCACTGCCAACTTAGCCAGCAGCGGATATGACTGGAATGTATGGTCCGACTGGGCAAACACCTTCAATCTTCAGAAAGGCCAGAATACCATTTCTTTCCGTTTCGATAGCGGAAACAGCGGCTATGTCAATCTGGACAGCTTACAGGTAAATTTGGCTGCACCCACCGCACATGTAGAAAGAAACATCCTTGATAATGGTGGATTTGAAAGACCTACCTGGGATAGCTCCAAATGGACTGAGTGGCATCCTGCAGGCCAGGCTCTGGCTTATGGTGTTGACAGCGGCATCGGTACGAACCCGCCCGAAGCTGCCCGGGAAGGGGAACAGCGGGCTTACTTCTATCACGGTTCTGCCTATAGTCAGAGTATTCACCAAACTGCCAATATTGAAAACGGAGTGTACAAACTGGAGTTTTGGGCAAGACAGTTCAACACAGCACCATATACAGCACGGGCCGAAGTCATGGAATATGGAGGAAACACCATATACTTTGATATACCCCAGTCGACAGAATGGAGACACTATGTGATTGACAACATTTCTGTTACAACGGGATATATTGATATTGGTTTTTATGTGAATTCGCCGGGAGGGACTACTTTGCACCTTGATGGCGTGAGATTGATTAAGAAATAG
- a CDS encoding TIM-barrel domain-containing protein: MNRRLKHIITQIFILVLIFSINLNVYALDGIWHNPTGWDDLYGGKEVGTEPCERYPRDPIAGENVYIKSKTWPIELGQAVWVTWKKNGVEQPVVNAQWKYNDGYDSYWEANLGSFAKGDVVEYTVHADHYGQNRKSTDTYSFVVTGWDSVKDVISFTNYNNRVEFTCSSESGTLNPKISFSFPGSGYFRMQFEPLGNGTFSGGLANYTVDSSNPAYVLINGPDIKLKVFKTPYKLEVYDANNNLLTTEYDRSQGRSLAFLTNGTNYVSKIEENLYTPADETFSGFGMRYNAINQRGKNVDIYTVNWYLDQDNKTYLPVPFYISNKNYGIFLNSTYYSQFRLATDASDKATIRVNAGGYTNTNLDMYFFSGTPKEISVKYTDVVGKPEIPPVWAFGPWISANEWNKQSEVEEQIAKTLQYDIPTSAMVVEAWADEETFYIWGDAQYTPRDANWIPTMSDFTFGGRWPNPKGFIDYAHANNIKVLLWQLPVIKSSSNPIPQLATDEAYALQQGYVLGDGKGGAYRMAPGWYGNSVLPDFTNPAAAQWYLNKRRYLLEEMGIDGFKCDGGEFVWGRNITSFGGIKGDELRNLYPDLYINAYYDFAKTYNADSVIFSRAGGALAGQHPISWSGDQRSSFSAYRDAMRACITASMSGVPFVTWDLAGFNGDIPSTELYKRSVAQAAFSPIMQLHSESGGDPYPSVARTPWNMYERTGDIDCINIYRKFANMRMSLIPYLYNEAKYTNATGVPMMRSMAYEFPDDAVAETMEFQYMLGGNLLVAPIENEGQTSKLIYLPEGEWIDLFWGAKRPGESFITYYAGLDTIPVFVRAGSVLPMNLNSDYDFGGSVGNDTTSYKNLTFRIYPSGQTNYDWYDYVDKVQRSLSVNENYAASQITINAPVMNRTCTLQVFSGKPGAVKFGNTAISSFNDLAAFKAASSGWYYDAQQHLTYIKVPASTSSAIILENVHEVPYEAEYATLNGVDVNTNHAGYEGTGFVDNFAQAGKSVEFEIHAPANMVYTLDIRYSAGTENATRNLYVNGEIHSTVDLPKTADWDTWGTVTKSITLNKGKNTIRLSYDSGNKAGINLDNITVRKN; encoded by the coding sequence ATGAACAGACGTCTAAAGCACATTATCACACAGATATTTATACTTGTGCTTATTTTTAGCATTAACTTAAACGTTTACGCTCTCGACGGCATATGGCATAATCCGACAGGCTGGGATGATCTTTACGGAGGTAAGGAAGTTGGAACAGAGCCTTGCGAGCGTTACCCCCGTGACCCTATTGCAGGGGAAAATGTATACATAAAGTCCAAGACTTGGCCTATTGAGTTAGGGCAGGCAGTATGGGTAACCTGGAAAAAAAACGGGGTTGAACAGCCTGTTGTGAATGCTCAATGGAAATACAACGATGGCTATGACTCATACTGGGAAGCCAACCTTGGAAGCTTTGCAAAAGGTGACGTAGTGGAATATACAGTCCATGCCGATCACTATGGTCAAAACAGAAAATCCACGGATACTTACTCCTTTGTTGTTACCGGATGGGACTCTGTTAAAGATGTCATTTCGTTTACCAATTACAACAATCGTGTTGAATTCACGTGCTCATCAGAATCCGGAACTTTAAATCCAAAGATTAGTTTTTCTTTTCCCGGTTCCGGCTATTTCCGTATGCAATTTGAACCGTTAGGTAACGGCACTTTCTCGGGAGGGCTTGCAAATTACACTGTTGACAGCTCCAATCCTGCATACGTACTGATTAACGGACCGGACATCAAATTGAAGGTATTCAAGACACCGTACAAACTTGAGGTTTACGATGCAAACAACAATCTTCTTACTACAGAATATGATCGTTCACAGGGCAGAAGCCTGGCTTTCCTTACCAATGGAACCAATTATGTCTCAAAGATCGAGGAGAATTTATATACTCCGGCCGATGAGACTTTTTCAGGCTTCGGTATGAGATATAACGCGATTAATCAGCGAGGAAAGAATGTTGATATATACACTGTGAACTGGTATCTTGATCAGGATAACAAGACTTATCTTCCGGTTCCCTTCTATATATCAAACAAGAATTACGGGATATTCCTAAACTCCACTTACTATTCACAGTTCCGGCTGGCGACCGATGCAAGTGATAAGGCTACCATACGGGTGAATGCCGGCGGATACACCAACACAAACCTGGATATGTATTTCTTTAGCGGCACACCAAAAGAAATATCCGTCAAATACACGGATGTGGTTGGAAAGCCGGAAATTCCGCCAGTCTGGGCTTTTGGACCCTGGATATCTGCAAATGAATGGAACAAGCAATCCGAAGTAGAAGAGCAGATTGCTAAAACTCTGCAGTATGATATTCCCACTTCCGCTATGGTTGTTGAGGCATGGGCTGACGAGGAAACCTTCTATATATGGGGTGATGCCCAATATACTCCCCGGGATGCCAATTGGATTCCTACCATGTCGGATTTCACTTTTGGTGGTCGTTGGCCAAATCCAAAGGGTTTTATAGACTATGCCCATGCAAATAATATTAAAGTTCTTTTGTGGCAGCTGCCTGTTATTAAAAGCTCAAGCAATCCTATTCCGCAGTTGGCTACCGATGAGGCTTATGCCCTGCAGCAGGGATATGTATTGGGTGACGGCAAAGGAGGAGCCTATCGCATGGCACCCGGATGGTATGGCAATAGCGTGTTGCCTGATTTTACAAACCCTGCTGCTGCTCAATGGTATCTTAACAAGAGACGATACCTGCTTGAGGAAATGGGCATCGATGGCTTTAAGTGTGACGGGGGAGAATTTGTATGGGGACGGAACATAACCTCCTTTGGAGGAATCAAAGGAGACGAGTTGCGCAACCTTTATCCGGATCTATACATTAATGCATACTATGACTTTGCCAAAACATATAACGCTGACAGCGTAATTTTCAGCCGTGCAGGAGGTGCTTTGGCAGGTCAGCATCCTATCTCATGGTCAGGTGACCAGCGTTCCAGCTTCAGTGCCTACAGAGATGCCATGAGGGCGTGCATAACGGCATCAATGTCAGGTGTGCCTTTTGTAACCTGGGATTTGGCGGGATTCAACGGAGACATACCAAGCACGGAGCTTTACAAACGCAGTGTTGCTCAGGCGGCCTTCTCTCCGATTATGCAGCTGCATTCTGAGTCAGGAGGAGACCCGTACCCCAGCGTTGCAAGGACTCCCTGGAACATGTATGAACGTACAGGGGACATCGATTGCATCAATATTTACCGGAAATTTGCCAATATGCGTATGAGCTTGATCCCTTATTTGTACAACGAAGCAAAATACACAAATGCAACCGGAGTACCCATGATGAGGTCCATGGCCTATGAATTCCCTGATGATGCTGTGGCAGAAACTATGGAGTTCCAGTATATGCTGGGTGGAAACCTGCTCGTTGCGCCCATTGAAAATGAAGGTCAAACCAGCAAGCTGATTTATCTGCCCGAGGGTGAGTGGATTGATCTTTTCTGGGGTGCAAAGCGTCCTGGTGAAAGCTTCATCACCTATTATGCCGGTCTGGATACTATTCCGGTGTTTGTAAGAGCCGGAAGTGTTCTTCCGATGAATCTGAATTCGGATTATGATTTTGGCGGATCTGTCGGAAATGATACCACATCCTACAAGAACCTTACTTTCCGCATTTATCCTTCCGGCCAGACCAACTATGACTGGTATGACTATGTTGATAAAGTCCAGAGGTCCTTATCGGTAAATGAAAACTATGCAGCATCCCAGATTACCATCAATGCACCAGTGATGAACAGGACATGCACACTGCAGGTTTTCTCCGGAAAGCCTGGTGCTGTTAAGTTTGGCAATACGGCAATTTCAAGCTTTAATGACCTGGCGGCTTTCAAAGCTGCATCCAGTGGATGGTACTATGACGCCCAGCAGCATCTGACATATATTAAAGTTCCTGCTTCCACAAGTTCAGCTATTATCCTGGAAAATGTGCATGAAGTTCCTTATGAAGCAGAGTATGCCACTTTGAATGGTGTTGATGTCAATACCAATCATGCCGGTTATGAGGGAACAGGATTTGTTGATAATTTCGCCCAGGCGGGAAAATCGGTTGAGTTTGAAATTCATGCACCGGCCAATATGGTTTATACGCTTGACATACGCTACTCTGCCGGTACGGAAAATGCAACGCGCAACCTGTATGTAAACGGTGAAATACACTCCACAGTTGATTTGCCCAAGACTGCAGACTGGGATACCTGGGGGACTGTAACCAAGTCCATTACATTGAACAAAGGCAAAAACACCATACGGTTATCTTATGATTCCGGCAATAAAGCGGGGATTAATCTGGACAACATCACCGTACGCAAAAATTAG
- a CDS encoding ABC transporter ATP-binding protein: MRNARLFRKEAITTLSYFARLIFSKHKSYFISFMLKILLTGAGPLLTIMLSRSLIYFLTALDARLFFTTAGLLVLLNLVIGICSNAISRHMDLVHNDVQLHLEEEIGRKTARLKYEVIETSNFHNKLEQAKIGISWYSGGIAGLANNIASFCAGIVTLLGTLTIISQLSFWIVLVILVSSILSIVATAAAQKRDANFRKRLAAVNRKLAYFLDIFKEERIAKDVRLYKAGHLIETRVNEFLYHLKQWNAPYMQRSKKAAFSKTLQQIKKKACFAARFLLIDLL; this comes from the coding sequence ATGAGGAATGCCAGGCTGTTCAGAAAAGAAGCCATTACAACACTGAGCTATTTTGCAAGGCTTATTTTTTCAAAGCATAAAAGCTATTTCATATCTTTTATGCTGAAAATTCTGTTAACAGGAGCCGGTCCGCTGCTTACAATAATGCTAAGCAGAAGCTTGATTTACTTTTTGACTGCGCTGGATGCACGGCTATTTTTTACCACAGCAGGTTTATTGGTTTTGCTAAACCTTGTTATAGGCATATGCAGCAATGCCATATCGCGCCACATGGATTTGGTCCATAATGACGTGCAGCTGCATCTTGAGGAAGAGATCGGGAGAAAAACTGCAAGATTGAAATATGAGGTTATTGAAACATCGAATTTTCACAATAAACTTGAACAGGCTAAAATCGGTATTAGCTGGTACTCCGGCGGCATAGCGGGACTCGCAAATAACATTGCTTCCTTTTGCGCCGGTATTGTTACCCTTTTAGGAACGCTGACAATCATCTCACAGCTATCCTTTTGGATTGTTCTCGTAATTTTGGTTTCCTCAATATTAAGCATTGTTGCAACGGCAGCAGCGCAAAAGAGGGACGCTAATTTCCGTAAAAGGCTGGCGGCTGTGAATCGTAAGCTTGCTTATTTTCTTGATATTTTTAAAGAAGAACGCATCGCCAAGGATGTACGATTGTATAAGGCTGGCCATTTGATTGAAACCAGAGTTAATGAGTTCCTTTATCATTTAAAGCAGTGGAATGCACCGTATATGCAGAGGTCAAAGAAAGCAGCTTTTTCTAAAACCTTGCAGCAGATCAAGAAAAAAGCTTGTTTCGCTGCGAGGTTTTTGCTTATTGATCTTCTATGA